Proteins encoded by one window of Mariniplasma anaerobium:
- the tpiA gene encoding triose-phosphate isomerase, translating into MMKRRPIIAGNWKMYKTKDDALAFIYAVNVAVPDKEDVESVICAPAIFLRDLVKREGEDLRIGAQTMHELDEGAYTGEISAGMLKTYGVEYVVIGHSERRAYYNETDESVNKKVIQAVVNELTPILCVGESLEIREAGTTDEVVKAQVVKAYKDVSKEQALKTVVAYEPIWAIGTGRTATPDQANDTIKAIRNVLKELFGPEVSESIRILYGGSVKPNNVDELLAKSDIDGALVGGASLDPESFLTLVKAASKKQ; encoded by the coding sequence ATGATGAAAAGAAGACCAATTATTGCAGGAAACTGGAAAATGTATAAGACTAAAGATGATGCACTAGCATTTATCTATGCAGTCAATGTTGCAGTACCAGATAAAGAAGATGTTGAATCGGTGATTTGTGCACCAGCAATATTTTTAAGAGATTTAGTTAAGCGTGAAGGCGAAGATTTAAGAATCGGCGCACAAACAATGCATGAATTAGATGAGGGTGCTTATACTGGAGAAATCAGTGCAGGTATGCTTAAGACTTACGGTGTAGAATATGTTGTTATTGGACATAGTGAACGTCGTGCATATTATAATGAAACAGATGAATCTGTAAATAAAAAAGTTATTCAGGCTGTTGTTAATGAACTTACACCTATTTTATGTGTAGGAGAATCTCTAGAAATTAGAGAAGCTGGAACAACTGATGAAGTTGTAAAAGCTCAAGTTGTAAAAGCTTATAAAGATGTAAGCAAAGAACAAGCATTAAAAACAGTTGTAGCTTATGAACCTATTTGGGCGATTGGAACGGGTAGAACAGCAACTCCAGATCAAGCAAATGACACAATTAAAGCTATTAGAAATGTATTAAAAGAATTATTTGGACCAGAAGTATCTGAAAGTATTAGAATACTGTATGGTGGTTCAGTTAAGCCAAATAACGTTGATGAATTATTAGCGAAAAGTGATATTGATGGCGCATTAGTTGGAGGCGCATCACTAGATCCTGAATCTTTTCTTACATTAGTAAAAGCAGCTTCAAAAAAACAATAA
- a CDS encoding HPr family phosphocarrier protein: MEKEITIKSTTGLHASLAAKVVQTASKYSVEIELHYGEKIVDLKSILALMSLAVPQGQNVKIVARGSRAEEAIKDVSSILG, encoded by the coding sequence ATGGAAAAAGAAATTACGATCAAAAGTACTACAGGCCTACATGCTAGCTTAGCTGCAAAGGTTGTACAAACTGCTTCAAAGTATTCAGTAGAAATTGAATTACATTATGGAGAAAAAATAGTTGATTTAAAATCAATACTAGCACTTATGAGTTTAGCGGTTCCTCAAGGACAAAACGTTAAAATTGTAGCTAGAGGATCTAGAGCAGAAGAAGCTATTAAAGATGTTTCTTCAATCTTAGGTTAA